The Devosia sp. SD17-2 genome includes a region encoding these proteins:
- a CDS encoding Lrp/AsnC family transcriptional regulator — protein sequence MSEVLDPVDRRILRELQRNGRMSNVELANAVGLSPSPCLRRVKLLEEKGIIDRYIAVLNAPRLGLGLTVFTRVWFKTQDAETTNQFAETVRKFPEVMECYLTTGECDAILRVVTTDLHAYWRFQSDYLMRIPSVQSVKTDVPMETIKRSHELPLP from the coding sequence CTGTCAGAAGTTCTTGATCCCGTTGATCGTCGTATCCTCAGAGAGTTGCAGCGCAATGGCCGCATGTCCAATGTTGAATTGGCCAATGCGGTGGGCCTGTCGCCCTCGCCCTGTCTCCGGCGGGTCAAGCTGCTCGAGGAAAAGGGTATCATCGATCGCTATATCGCGGTGCTGAACGCGCCGCGTCTTGGGCTCGGTCTCACGGTTTTTACCCGCGTCTGGTTCAAGACCCAGGATGCCGAAACCACAAACCAGTTCGCGGAAACGGTGCGCAAATTCCCTGAGGTGATGGAGTGCTATCTCACCACCGGGGAATGCGACGCCATCCTGCGGGTGGTGACGACGGACCTGCATGCCTATTGGCGCTTCCAGTCCGATTATCTCATGCGCATCCCGTCCGTGCAGAGCGTCAAGACCGACGTGCCGATGGAAACCATCAAGCGCAGCCACGAGCTGCCGCTGCCGTGA